CCTGATTTTTTTAAGACACCAATCTGACTTATAGGAtcaaaataaacagaattttttgATGTCATTCAGGCACAAGAcctttttttcaaaacaaacacagcaaattaaagaaaaatagctAATGAATATCTAGAAGTACCAAGTGTGGTACAAGATAACTAACTGACCAATATACAAATATTTCTAAAAGCTGCTGTTAGAAAACAAGGGACCTTTTAAGTATCTTTAGCAACTGGCATACAAAAGAATGCACATCTACACAGAGAAAGCTATGACtaattttgcagaaaataattattaaacCCAAAAAATTACACTGAGTAGCAAGCAATTACACGTAACAGCCCAAGTATGGCAAGTGAAAATTAGGTGACTTTTCAAAGGGGATCTGGGACAACCCAGCACTGCAGTATTTCTGGTCATCATTGATGTGTAAGAGATGTGGCCTTCAGGATTTACAGTATCACATCTTGGTAAATCAGAACTTACTCAATGTTGGGAAAATGTCACCTGCAACATGAATCATGTGCAACATGCAGCAGCACAACAAAGCCAAGACTAACCTCAGAAAACATCAAGTTTGAAAGACTGCTGGATTTGTACTTATTTATGATGAGGTTGTTCTCCATTTACCTGGAAGAGAGTGCTCTGTTTTCTGACCTCAGAAAACACCAAGTTTAAAAGACTGCTggatttatatttatttatgagGAAGTTCTCCATTTACCTGGAAGAGAGTGCTCTGTTTTCTGACCTCAGAAAACATCAAGTTTAAAAGACTGCTGGATCTGTATTTATTAATGATGAAGTTCCCCATTTACCTGGAAGAGCGTGCTCTGTTTTTCTGTGCCTGGAGCCTTTTCTATCCAGGAATCCAGTGGTTTCAGGGTATTGGTGTTCTGGGTAACAACTGGGAACTTAGCTGCCAACGTTGGTCTGCTGGATacatggagctgctgttctTGTTGCACTATCTGGAGTTTTTTCAATAATTCTTGAGGTGAAATCACCCCAGAATTGGCTGCTTGATTGCCAGAGAGAGGAAGCGGCTGTCTGGGAAGTTTGGATTGTTCTTTACCAAGTGCCTGAGCCTCTAAAGTCTGGCCTGGTAGGGACCCATTGAAATACACCAGAGGGGGCTGGCTCACGTTATTCACTGGCGCTGCTGGTGCTCCAACAGGAGCAGGAGTCCTGCTGAACACTGAAGCCGTGGAGCTCGCAGGTCCTGTGGCACCGGGCTCCATTTTAGCCACCGAGCCTGGCTGGCTttgcagcttctgcagcaggCTCTGCGTGCCAGCAGTGTCCTGAGCCAGGTGGGAAGTCACGGGCTGGAAGAGGCCGGTGAAAGCCTCGCCCAGGGCGGGCACGCTGCCGTTCTCACAGAGGCGGCTCTCGGGGAGCTCGGCGAGAGGCTGGAGCTCCGTGCCGCGCACCATCAGCTTCTGGATGgcggggcacagctgcttctcGGCGCCGGGGGAGTGCGGGCCGGGCTCCTCGTAGGACAGCGAGCGAACCacgccgtgccgggccgggaggcTCTCCTGGTTCTGCTTGGGGAGCGCTTCCGAGCCCTCCGCCTTGTCCTGCTTGCCGAACAGCGCCGTCAGGGACAGGTGCTGCGGCTCGGCGTCCGCGTTCTGCCAGGGGACAAAGGAAAGGGGTAAACGCAGCTCCCTGGCGCTAAGTGGTGACAATATTTAGCCAGCAGAATTCAATTCAGTTCGGCTCAGAAAAGCTGAGAAAGCTGCTATGctctttcccccccccccccccccccccccaagagGATTTTTAATAGTTTTGTCACATAGGAAGGGCAAGAAGACTGTTGTCAAGCTGCTAATGTGGGAGAAAATCAGCAAATCTGAGACGTAGCAGTGGCTTTGCTTTAAATAACATGAAAGAGCATCTTCTTTTACAGCCATCAGTACAATATTAGTAAGAGACAGAAATCTGCCTGTGTATGAAGTAGAGCCACTTCTTGTGCATCTGCTGGTCACAGCTGAATTCAATTTTTAGGATTTTGCACTGTGATTTGGCTTGAAGATATACCAAGAgacttttctttatttcaatgATTTcccttgggggaaaaaaaaaacccacaaacaaaaaacaaacagaacacCACAAAAAGTGTGGTCCAGCAATTGACTAGATCAGCTTGTGATCAAAACAGCACCTGAAATTTGAAAGACCAATATTTCTTTGTTGCATAAGCACAGTATGTCTGTAGCTTATGTGTTTCTACATCATACAGTGGGGGTTAGGGAGCTTTTACAAACCAGATTAGTTGTGCTTTAAAATCATTCCTTACAGGGTTCCATCTCAAATTCCTGCAGTGACCTCAAATCAACGTTCCTGTTactcagtgcagctgcagcagccagaaaACACCACAGATTTTACcttgctctgctgggagattcGCTGCTGCTGATTCTCACTCGGCTTCACTGGGATGGGTTTGATT
The nucleotide sequence above comes from Passer domesticus isolate bPasDom1 chromosome 5, bPasDom1.hap1, whole genome shotgun sequence. Encoded proteins:
- the DCP1B gene encoding mRNA-decapping enzyme 1B isoform X2; translated protein: MNRLSMENRTEPITKDLDFQLQDPFLLYRNARLSIYGIWFYDKEECQRIAELMKNLTQQEQFKAQQGTGTGVSPMIMNSANNKEVDILRMLTKAKDEYTKCKTCSEPKQITSSSAIYNNPNLIKPIPVKPSENQQQRISQQSKNADAEPQHLSLTALFGKQDKAEGSEALPKQNQESLPARHGVVRSLSYEEPGPHSPGAEKQLCPAIQKLMVRGTELQPLAELPESRLCENGSVPALGEAFTGLFQPVTSHLAQDTAGTQSLLQKLQSQPGSVAKMEPGATGPASSTASVFSRTPAPVGAPAAPVNNVSQPPLVYFNGSLPGQTLEAQALGKEQSKLPRQPLPLSGNQAANSGVISPQELLKKLQIVQQEQQLHVSSRPTLAAKFPVVTQNTNTLKPLDSWIEKAPGTEKQSTLFQVMSPQRIPATVSPTLLMSPMVFSQPTPAAPKAAESGRSAAAAMPEGSPGSSGSLLLPLPAPEAALASSTSISKMQLQETLLHLIQNDDNFLNIIYEAYLFSVRKAAMKKPM
- the DCP1B gene encoding mRNA-decapping enzyme 1B isoform X4 gives rise to the protein MKEQVSDHLTVSIYGIWFYDKEECQRIAELMKNLTQQEQFKAQQGTGTGVSPMIMNSANNKEVDILRMLTKAKDEYTKCKTCSEPKQITSSSAIYNNPNLIKPIPVKPSENQQQRISQQSKNADAEPQHLSLTALFGKQDKAEGSEALPKQNQESLPARHGVVRSLSYEEPGPHSPGAEKQLCPAIQKLMVRGTELQPLAELPESRLCENGSVPALGEAFTGLFQPVTSHLAQDTAGTQSLLQKLQSQPGSVAKMEPGATGPASSTASVFSRTPAPVGAPAAPVNNVSQPPLVYFNGSLPGQTLEAQALGKEQSKLPRQPLPLSGNQAANSGVISPQELLKKLQIVQQEQQLHVSSRPTLAAKFPVVTQNTNTLKPLDSWIEKAPGTEKQSTLFQVMSPQRIPATVSPTLLMSPMVFSQPTPAAPKAAESGRSAAAAMPEGSPGSSGSLLLPLPAPEAALASSTSISKMQLQETLLHLIQNDDNFLNIIYEAYLFSVRKAAMKKPM
- the DCP1B gene encoding mRNA-decapping enzyme 1B isoform X3, producing the protein MAAALGRGLDISLAALRQHDPYISGIVDVASQVALYTFGHRASQWEKTDVEGTLFVYTRSASPRHGFTIMNRLSMENRTEPITKDLDFQLQDPFLLYRNARLSIYGIWFYDKEECQRIAELMKNLTQQEQFKAQQGTGTGVSPMIMNSANNKEVDILRMLTKAKDEYTKCKTCSEPKQITSSSAIYNNPNLIKPIPVKPSENQQQRISQQSKNADAEPQHLSLTALFGKQDKAEGSEALPKQNQESLPARHGVVRSLSYEEPGPHSPGAEKQLCPAIQKLMVRGTELQPLAELPESRLCENGSVPALGEAFTGLFQPVTSHLAQDTAGTQSLLQKLQSQPGSVAKMEPGATGPASSTASVFSRTPAPVGAPAAPVNNVSQPPLVYFNGSLPGQTLEAQALGKEQSKLPRQPLPLSGNQAANSGVISPQELLKKLQIVQQEQQLHVSSRPTLAAKFPVVTQNTNTLKPLDSWIEKAPGTEKQSTLFQVMSPQRIPATLLMSPWCSPSPRPLLPKLQD